The Radiobacillus deserti genomic interval AAAGACACCAAGCAACATTGCTCAGTACCCACCTAAATGGATTCCAGATCAGGTAACCTTTGCTAATTATAAGGAAATATTCATGACAGACAACGGTATATTCGTCAGCTTTTTCACACAAATAGTGTTACATTGACCGTTATCACCATTATGGCAGTTGTTTTGATTAGTTCCCTAGCAGGCTATGGGTTTTCAAAATTAGATATTCCTTTTAAACATGTGTTCCTTACATTCATTCTAATGGCAATGATGATTCCATTTCACGGGCTACTAATACCGTTGTTCTCAATTATTAAAGGCTTAGGTTTGTTGAATACTCATGCTGCGTTAGTACTTATTTATGTGACATTCCAGCTTCCGTTTACTGTTTATATGATGAAAAACTCATTTGATGCTATCCCTACTAGCTTACGTGAGTCTGCGCTTATTGATGGGGCGAGTGAATTTAGAGTGTTTTTTAAAGTTATATTACCACTTGCATGGCCTGGTGTAGCAACAGTTGCTATCTTTTCCGCTTACACTACTTGGAATGACTTTGTGGTTGCGTTAGTATTCGCAAATAGTGAAGGCTTACAAACATTAAACTTAGGATTAACGAATTTGGCAATTGGAGAATACGGAACGAGCTGGGGATTATTGTCTGCAGGTTCTATCATCAGTATTTTGCCGATTATTGTTCTATTCATTTTCTTACAACGATATTTTATTAGTGGATTGACTACTGGAGCTGTGAAGTAGGTTTTATTAATTACAAGATATAATACTTGGAGGTATGCTAGATGAAAACGAAAGAGATAAAGCGTCCGAAGGTAACGATAACGGATAAGTTCTGGAAAGAAAGAATGGAAGTGATTCGGAATCAAGTTCTTCCTTATCAATGGGATGCATTGAATGACCGATTACCGGATACAGAGCCTAGTCATGCCA includes:
- a CDS encoding ABC transporter permease family protein, which codes for MTNLLSSIRKHKGLYLVNVVVGIFFLLPFLWIISTSLKTPSNIAQYPPKWIPDQVTFANYKEIFMTDNGIFVSFFTQIVLH
- a CDS encoding carbohydrate ABC transporter permease — its product is MTVITIMAVVLISSLAGYGFSKLDIPFKHVFLTFILMAMMIPFHGLLIPLFSIIKGLGLLNTHAALVLIYVTFQLPFTVYMMKNSFDAIPTSLRESALIDGASEFRVFFKVILPLAWPGVATVAIFSAYTTWNDFVVALVFANSEGLQTLNLGLTNLAIGEYGTSWGLLSAGSIISILPIIVLFIFLQRYFISGLTTGAVK